From Spirosoma aerolatum, one genomic window encodes:
- the thiL gene encoding thiamine-phosphate kinase: MTDLNKIGEVGLIERIRQATSAPAHPETVRGIGDDAAVFDWGDQYGLLATDMLVEGIHFDLSYVPLKHLGYKAITFGVSDIAAMNGLPIQVTVGIALSSRFPVEAIDELYEGIRAACTAYDVDLVGGDTTASRSGLVISVTVLGKVSKEVITYRNTAQPNDVVCVTGDLGAAYLGLQLLEREKQVFLADPNMQPSLPEERSYLLQRQLRPDARTDIVHELRELGVRPTAMIDVSDGLASELLHLCHQSGTGAVIFDENIPIDDQAHLAADEFKISPITAALNGGEDYELLFTVRPQEFEKLANHSRITAIGYLTADPSQIVLATKAGQQTPIRAQGWAQL, encoded by the coding sequence ATGACTGATCTAAATAAAATTGGCGAAGTTGGCCTGATCGAACGTATCCGGCAAGCCACTTCGGCTCCCGCGCATCCCGAAACGGTACGGGGCATTGGCGACGATGCGGCTGTATTCGACTGGGGTGACCAATACGGGCTGCTGGCTACGGATATGCTCGTAGAAGGCATTCATTTCGACCTGTCGTATGTGCCGTTGAAGCATCTTGGCTATAAGGCCATTACATTTGGCGTATCAGACATTGCCGCTATGAATGGCCTTCCTATTCAGGTGACGGTTGGCATTGCTCTCAGTAGCCGCTTTCCTGTCGAAGCCATTGATGAGTTGTATGAAGGGATTCGAGCGGCCTGCACAGCGTATGATGTTGATCTGGTCGGGGGCGATACGACAGCCTCGCGGTCGGGGTTAGTTATTTCCGTTACCGTACTGGGTAAGGTTTCCAAAGAAGTAATTACGTATCGGAATACAGCCCAACCGAACGATGTGGTCTGTGTAACGGGCGATCTGGGAGCCGCTTACCTGGGTCTGCAACTGCTGGAGCGGGAGAAACAAGTCTTTCTGGCCGACCCTAATATGCAACCCAGCCTGCCGGAAGAACGGTCGTATCTACTTCAGCGCCAACTCCGTCCCGATGCCCGTACCGACATTGTTCATGAGCTTCGTGAGCTGGGTGTTCGCCCTACGGCCATGATCGATGTTTCGGACGGCCTGGCGTCGGAGCTTCTTCACCTTTGCCACCAATCGGGTACGGGTGCCGTTATTTTTGATGAAAACATCCCGATTGACGATCAGGCCCATCTGGCTGCCGACGAATTTAAAATTAGCCCGATAACGGCTGCTCTGAATGGCGGTGAGGACTATGAACTATTATTTACGGTTCGCCCACAGGAATTCGAGAAATTAGCCAACCACTCCCGAATTACAGCCATTGGGTATCTGACAGCCGATCCTTCTCAGATCGTTCTGGCAACCAAAGCCGGACAACAAACACCCATTCGGGCACAAGGCTGGGCACAATTATAG
- a CDS encoding cytochrome b5 domain-containing protein, whose product MSPETPLPAYTRSQLALRNGQDRDEIWCAYNGLIYDLSTSRLWRNGHHYEHWAGQDLTDELVDAPHTNGVFTRFPVVGTLR is encoded by the coding sequence ATGTCGCCTGAAACTCCATTACCCGCTTACACACGTTCCCAACTCGCTCTACGCAATGGTCAGGACCGTGACGAAATCTGGTGTGCCTACAACGGCCTTATTTATGATCTGTCAACGTCGCGACTGTGGCGTAACGGTCACCACTATGAACACTGGGCTGGTCAGGACCTGACCGACGAACTGGTCGATGCCCCCCATACCAACGGCGTTTTTACCCGGTTTCCGGTAGTTGGGACATTACGTTAA
- a CDS encoding N-acetylglucosamine kinase, whose translation MALLIADSGSTKTDWRLVDTDGQTHAIQTDGLNPYYQSTAQMTETLRVQLLPQVADATVRKVFFYGTGCTGPAVNHIVADSVQAILPGLQIVEVNSDMLGAARGATGYEPGIVCILGTGSNACCYDGEKISRGIQSLGFWLGDEGSGGYLGKTLVRDFFQERLPADLRDRFQERYGLDRPTLLENAYQKPYPNRYFASFTPFLSDHLAHPYITGLITDAFTLFLTTYVKRFPESGQWPVHFVGSIAHYFDQPLQIAIQQTGLIMGTILKAPVERLVEFHKNS comes from the coding sequence ATGGCACTATTAATTGCCGATAGCGGCTCTACAAAAACCGACTGGCGGCTTGTCGATACCGATGGGCAAACCCACGCTATTCAAACGGACGGATTGAATCCATATTATCAGTCAACCGCCCAAATGACAGAAACTTTACGCGTACAACTGCTGCCGCAGGTGGCTGATGCGACCGTTCGTAAGGTTTTCTTCTATGGAACAGGCTGCACAGGGCCAGCCGTTAATCACATTGTGGCCGATTCTGTACAGGCTATATTGCCTGGCTTACAGATTGTTGAGGTCAATAGTGATATGCTGGGTGCCGCCCGGGGTGCTACAGGGTACGAACCTGGTATTGTCTGTATTCTGGGAACGGGTTCCAACGCCTGCTGCTACGATGGGGAGAAGATCAGTCGGGGTATTCAGTCGCTTGGTTTCTGGCTGGGTGATGAAGGGAGTGGCGGCTACTTAGGCAAAACGCTGGTTCGCGATTTTTTTCAGGAACGATTACCCGCCGATCTTCGTGACCGATTTCAGGAGCGTTATGGTCTTGATCGGCCAACACTACTCGAAAACGCTTACCAGAAGCCCTATCCTAACCGCTATTTTGCTTCGTTCACCCCCTTCTTATCGGATCATCTGGCACATCCATACATCACGGGGCTGATAACCGATGCGTTTACGCTGTTTCTGACAACATACGTGAAACGCTTTCCCGAATCCGGCCAATGGCCCGTTCATTTCGTAGGGTCTATCGCTCATTATTTTGACCAGCCTTTACAGATCGCCATTCAACAAACAGGTCTGATCATGGGTACTATTCTGAAAGCGCCCGTCGAACGTTTAGTTGAATTTCATAAAAATAGCTGA
- a CDS encoding ferredoxin--NADP reductase, with amino-acid sequence MANRYFLKVKDVVRETPDAVTISFWHPINEEVRYQPGQFLTFLLNINGEKIRRSYSMSSSPHMDVSLSVSVKRVPGGTASNYLCDRTKPGDILETLEPMGTFVPKLDPQNRRTIVLIGAGSGITPLFSMAKSALHVEPNSRVWLIYGNRNQSSIIYKSHLDAMEQAYGRSRFQVTHVLSQPTDGWTGAEGRLNQHSISKLLEQLPTAERQNASYYLCGPDGMMAEARSALALLGVSTEHVHKESFAHAPVTAGDVVEEPMTAADTGTPEVTVLYEGSEYKFTVAPHQTILEAALDLDIDLPYSCQAGMCTACMGRCISGKVKLDEEDGLSESELKAGYILTCVAHPVGPNVVIEIE; translated from the coding sequence ATGGCAAATCGGTATTTTTTGAAAGTAAAAGACGTCGTTCGCGAAACGCCGGACGCCGTGACAATAAGTTTCTGGCACCCCATCAACGAAGAAGTTCGCTATCAGCCTGGTCAGTTTCTGACGTTTCTGCTCAACATTAATGGAGAAAAAATACGTCGGTCCTACTCTATGTCGTCGTCTCCCCATATGGACGTATCGCTATCAGTATCGGTCAAGCGTGTACCCGGTGGGACCGCTTCCAATTACCTCTGCGATCGGACCAAACCCGGCGATATTCTGGAAACACTAGAGCCCATGGGCACCTTTGTGCCGAAGCTAGACCCGCAAAACCGGCGGACAATCGTGCTGATTGGTGCTGGTAGCGGTATAACGCCTTTGTTTTCAATGGCTAAGTCGGCGCTGCATGTGGAGCCTAATAGTCGTGTATGGTTGATTTATGGCAACCGGAACCAGTCGTCTATTATTTATAAATCGCATCTGGATGCGATGGAGCAGGCCTATGGCCGTTCGCGCTTTCAGGTGACCCATGTACTTAGTCAGCCAACCGATGGCTGGACTGGAGCGGAGGGCCGATTGAACCAGCATTCAATCAGTAAACTGCTGGAACAGCTACCAACCGCCGAGCGTCAGAATGCCAGCTACTACCTGTGTGGACCCGATGGCATGATGGCTGAAGCCCGTTCTGCGCTAGCCTTGCTGGGTGTATCAACTGAACATGTGCATAAAGAAAGTTTCGCGCATGCGCCTGTTACGGCTGGTGATGTAGTGGAAGAACCTATGACAGCCGCCGATACGGGAACGCCCGAAGTAACGGTGTTATACGAAGGCAGCGAGTACAAATTTACGGTAGCTCCGCATCAGACTATTCTCGAAGCCGCCCTGGATCTGGATATCGATTTACCGTACTCCTGTCAGGCAGGAATGTGTACAGCCTGTATGGGACGCTGTATTTCAGGCAAGGTAAAGCTGGATGAAGAAGATGGATTGTCTGAGTCAGAGTTGAAAGCGGGGTATATACTTACCTGCGTAGCTCACCCCGTTGGCCCGAATGTGGTGATCGAAATTGAGTAA
- a CDS encoding M56 family metallopeptidase translates to MNAFHFLSNPVVDALGWTLIHAIWQGFALVLPMAIVLHLLRKRSSALRYQVGVATLSLQVLASISTFFWCYKPALVIPALPAYGHKAILYPVRWQTVAQTVPWYQQLQQFLDVHLSQFVLIYLIGVGLFGLRLAGGWLYLQRLSQTALQPATKGWAQMTDRLRSALGIRGLIQVRESARIAVPMVVGVIKPVLLLPIGLAANLSIREIEAVLAHELAHVKRYDYAVNLLQSVVEVLYFFHPALWWLSARVREEREHCCDDLAVQVCGGDGRILAQALARIEELRLTQQMQAPPLAMAFASKRQQLLHRVRRVLGVPTKPFISNSSLAGLTFVTILLMSISVYAVQKQDKPKHQATQPHPLKTTRKHKVDSHSEYGMADDSHISYVVWKGRRLSGERVMRLQHQLDGVMSGQLSLDNVPQPDRDILLTIIEKNHAFESGMASLSEGLSHIDLSNISVDGASNLPDMLNEPDKALSSLSRDGLIQTTLASLSGLVPNDSLDRLRALQQRKMDSLGQLMQQQTQHIQALQLQIEKMQFPVEESERNQQMLEWRKQKLMQQRMALIEKQRQVMYQDGKQKATLDEVEKQVAALEPEIKKQEERIEEINQQLEAAQSKMQEARKPLQKLERESQQLNERLERLSEEMNKYGEHLSNIDMDVKVDGNFNFSDDVKYELEYDLRSARPKIRYAPRADRPAKTRLRYVPGPAAPAVPAVAPRPSIRGKAAVAPAVVPDVHVVPNVLGPAAPALPATPRSNPKPPTAPKPEDQSSLTPVLNNEHAVSVGGLVAKPGKAPMAKIASLTFNMTPVASANARPSVTTAVQSVTGKATVSVND, encoded by the coding sequence ATGAACGCTTTCCATTTCTTATCGAATCCGGTAGTCGATGCGTTGGGCTGGACACTGATTCACGCCATCTGGCAGGGTTTCGCGTTGGTACTGCCCATGGCTATTGTGCTGCATTTGCTGCGCAAGCGGTCCAGTGCCTTACGCTATCAGGTAGGTGTAGCTACCTTGTCTTTGCAGGTGCTGGCATCAATTAGTACCTTTTTCTGGTGCTATAAACCTGCCTTAGTTATTCCAGCCTTACCTGCCTATGGGCATAAAGCCATTCTGTATCCGGTACGCTGGCAAACGGTAGCGCAAACGGTCCCCTGGTATCAGCAATTGCAGCAGTTTCTGGACGTTCACCTGAGCCAGTTTGTGCTGATTTATCTGATCGGGGTAGGCTTATTCGGCTTACGGCTGGCCGGTGGCTGGCTTTACTTACAACGGCTAAGCCAAACAGCCCTACAACCAGCTACGAAAGGCTGGGCGCAAATGACCGATCGGCTTCGTTCAGCGCTGGGCATCCGGGGGCTGATCCAGGTACGCGAATCGGCTCGCATTGCCGTTCCGATGGTGGTTGGCGTCATTAAGCCTGTTTTGCTACTCCCTATCGGTTTGGCAGCCAATCTATCGATCCGGGAAATTGAAGCCGTTTTGGCTCATGAATTAGCCCACGTCAAACGATACGATTATGCGGTGAATCTGTTGCAGTCCGTCGTTGAGGTGCTGTATTTCTTTCATCCGGCGCTGTGGTGGCTTTCGGCACGCGTTCGGGAAGAGCGCGAACATTGCTGCGATGATCTGGCTGTTCAGGTTTGTGGTGGCGATGGACGAATATTGGCCCAGGCCCTTGCCCGTATTGAGGAGTTACGGCTAACGCAGCAGATGCAGGCTCCTCCACTGGCGATGGCGTTTGCTTCAAAACGACAGCAATTACTGCATCGGGTTCGCCGAGTGTTGGGCGTACCAACCAAGCCTTTCATATCGAACAGTAGCCTGGCGGGCCTAACGTTCGTAACGATTTTGTTGATGAGTATATCGGTCTATGCCGTTCAGAAGCAGGATAAGCCTAAACATCAAGCTACCCAACCTCACCCTTTAAAGACAACCCGCAAGCATAAAGTGGATAGCCATTCAGAATACGGCATGGCCGACGATAGCCATATTAGCTACGTAGTCTGGAAAGGGCGACGACTGTCGGGCGAGCGGGTTATGCGGTTACAGCATCAGCTCGATGGCGTAATGTCCGGGCAGTTATCGCTCGACAACGTTCCGCAACCAGACCGAGATATACTCCTGACGATCATTGAGAAAAACCACGCGTTCGAGAGTGGCATGGCATCCTTGTCTGAGGGACTATCGCATATCGACCTGTCAAACATTTCGGTGGACGGAGCCAGTAATTTGCCCGATATGCTGAACGAACCGGACAAAGCCTTATCGAGCCTCAGCCGCGATGGACTTATTCAAACTACATTGGCCTCCTTATCCGGGCTTGTCCCTAATGATTCGCTTGACCGGCTCCGTGCTTTGCAGCAGCGGAAAATGGATAGCCTCGGTCAGCTTATGCAACAGCAGACACAGCACATTCAGGCGTTACAACTTCAGATAGAAAAAATGCAGTTCCCCGTTGAGGAGTCTGAACGTAACCAGCAAATGCTGGAGTGGCGTAAACAGAAGCTGATGCAGCAACGCATGGCCCTGATCGAAAAACAACGTCAGGTAATGTATCAGGATGGGAAACAGAAGGCAACACTAGACGAAGTTGAGAAACAGGTAGCAGCCCTGGAACCTGAAATCAAAAAACAGGAAGAGCGTATCGAAGAAATTAACCAGCAACTCGAAGCGGCTCAGTCTAAAATGCAGGAAGCCCGAAAACCCCTGCAAAAATTAGAGCGTGAAAGTCAGCAACTAAACGAGCGGCTAGAACGCTTATCAGAAGAAATGAACAAATACGGTGAGCATTTATCGAATATAGATATGGATGTAAAAGTTGATGGAAACTTCAATTTTTCAGATGACGTCAAGTACGAGTTAGAGTATGACCTGCGAAGCGCTCGGCCAAAAATTCGCTATGCTCCCCGTGCAGATCGTCCAGCGAAAACGCGCTTGCGATACGTACCTGGCCCAGCGGCTCCGGCAGTGCCAGCAGTTGCTCCTCGTCCCTCAATTCGGGGGAAAGCAGCCGTAGCCCCCGCCGTTGTACCCGATGTACATGTAGTACCTAACGTTCTAGGGCCAGCAGCACCTGCACTACCAGCAACACCCCGATCAAACCCCAAACCACCAACGGCTCCAAAGCCCGAAGATCAATCCAGTCTAACACCTGTACTTAATAACGAACATGCTGTGTCTGTAGGAGGTCTGGTTGCCAAACCCGGTAAGGCGCCGATGGCAAAAATAGCTTCTCTTACGTTCAATATGACACCGGTGGCGAGTGCAAATGCTCGTCCATCCGTTACTACAGCGGTGCAATCAGTAACTGGCAAAGCAACTGTCAGTGTCAATGACTAG
- a CDS encoding BlaI/MecI/CopY family transcriptional regulator, with protein MKPTDAELEILHVLWANGPSTVRQVHDNLSQHREIGYTTALKLMQIMYEKGLLSREEDGRSHTYAAVVTEEDTQRNLVDRFVETAFRGSASKLVMQVLGQHKASREELDEIKALLNNLNRDLLD; from the coding sequence ATGAAGCCAACCGATGCCGAACTTGAAATCCTGCACGTGCTTTGGGCCAATGGTCCCAGCACCGTTCGACAGGTACATGATAACTTAAGCCAGCACCGTGAAATTGGGTATACAACGGCCCTTAAGCTGATGCAAATAATGTATGAAAAAGGTCTGCTCTCGCGCGAAGAAGATGGACGCTCGCATACCTATGCGGCCGTTGTCACCGAAGAAGATACACAGCGTAACCTGGTCGACCGTTTTGTAGAAACGGCCTTTCGGGGTTCGGCTTCAAAACTGGTCATGCAGGTGCTGGGTCAGCACAAAGCCTCCCGTGAGGAACTGGACGAAATCAAAGCCCTGCTGAACAATCTGAACCGGGATTTACTGGATTGA
- a CDS encoding M3 family oligoendopeptidase yields the protein MTANETLTIPARPARPFIGEALTLKSWDDVKPLYDNLMERSIQNADELRQWLIDRSELESYLSEDFAWRYIRMTCDTANEELVNNLNFFIAEIQPPMTAVGNELDLKAVNSPYLSQLTDEGYDVMVRGMKKAIEIFREENIPLQTELQTEERRYGAIVGAMTVTIDGQEVTLPKASDLLQSTDRAVREEAWRKIWERRYQDHEALDQLFDRLRTLRHQVAVNAGFANFRDYAFAALGRFDYTPQDCVNFHESVAEAVVPLLNELAKERKQKLGVDPLRPWDAKVDVEGRAPLKPFATGDELLEKAIACFDRLDKELGDDLRIMRAMGHLDLESRKGKAPGGYNYPLEEIGVPFIFMNATSSLRDLVTMVHEGGHAVHSFLTRDLPLKAFRNPPMEVAELASMSMELLSMDHWDVFFDNPEELRRAKLQHLESIIETLPWVATIDKFQHWVYEHPTHTDADRRENWLRIYDQFADSITNWDGFAYYKEYIWQRQLHLYEVPFYYIEYGIAQLGAIGVWRNYRRDPKLGLDGYKQALSLGYKRPIREIYEAAHVPFDFSQAHIQELMNFVWEEIKTLS from the coding sequence ATGACTGCCAACGAAACCCTGACCATTCCAGCCCGACCTGCTCGCCCATTTATCGGCGAAGCCCTGACGTTGAAAAGCTGGGACGATGTAAAACCACTGTATGACAACCTGATGGAGCGGTCCATCCAGAACGCTGATGAGCTGCGTCAATGGCTGATCGATCGAAGCGAGCTGGAATCGTATTTGTCGGAAGATTTTGCCTGGCGCTATATCCGCATGACCTGCGATACGGCTAATGAAGAACTGGTCAACAACCTAAACTTTTTCATTGCCGAGATTCAGCCGCCAATGACCGCTGTGGGTAATGAGCTTGATCTGAAAGCCGTGAACAGCCCTTACCTGAGCCAGTTGACCGACGAAGGCTACGACGTGATGGTGCGGGGAATGAAAAAAGCCATCGAAATTTTCCGGGAAGAAAATATTCCGCTTCAAACCGAACTTCAGACCGAAGAACGGAGGTATGGCGCTATCGTCGGTGCCATGACCGTTACCATCGACGGGCAGGAGGTCACTTTACCCAAAGCCAGCGATCTGCTGCAATCCACTGACCGGGCGGTGCGGGAAGAGGCCTGGCGGAAAATATGGGAGCGTCGTTACCAGGACCATGAAGCACTCGATCAACTCTTCGACCGTTTACGGACGCTGCGGCATCAGGTGGCGGTGAATGCAGGCTTTGCCAACTTTCGCGATTATGCGTTCGCTGCGCTGGGTCGGTTTGACTATACTCCGCAGGATTGCGTTAATTTTCATGAGTCGGTAGCCGAAGCGGTTGTGCCCCTGCTTAATGAGCTGGCAAAAGAGCGCAAACAGAAGCTTGGCGTTGACCCACTCCGTCCGTGGGACGCGAAAGTCGATGTGGAAGGTCGCGCTCCGCTAAAACCATTTGCAACGGGCGATGAGCTACTGGAAAAAGCCATTGCCTGTTTCGATCGTCTGGATAAGGAATTGGGTGATGACCTGCGGATTATGCGAGCGATGGGCCATCTGGACCTGGAATCGCGGAAAGGGAAAGCGCCGGGTGGCTATAACTACCCACTCGAAGAAATTGGCGTACCCTTTATATTTATGAATGCCACCTCCAGTCTGCGCGATCTGGTAACAATGGTACACGAAGGTGGCCACGCCGTTCACTCATTTCTGACTCGTGATTTACCACTAAAAGCCTTCCGAAATCCGCCGATGGAAGTGGCCGAGCTGGCGTCGATGAGCATGGAATTGCTGTCGATGGACCATTGGGACGTATTTTTTGACAATCCGGAAGAGCTTCGCCGGGCTAAACTTCAGCATCTTGAGTCAATTATCGAAACGTTGCCCTGGGTAGCCACCATCGATAAATTCCAGCACTGGGTGTATGAACATCCAACGCATACAGATGCCGACCGTCGGGAAAACTGGCTTCGCATCTATGACCAGTTTGCGGATTCAATAACCAACTGGGACGGATTTGCCTATTATAAGGAATATATCTGGCAACGGCAACTTCATTTATACGAAGTGCCATTTTATTATATTGAATATGGTATTGCGCAGTTAGGAGCCATTGGCGTCTGGCGGAATTACCGTCGCGATCCAAAACTAGGGTTGGATGGGTATAAACAGGCTCTAAGTTTAGGGTATAAGCGACCCATTCGGGAAATTTACGAGGCAGCCCACGTACCGTTCGATTTTTCTCAGGCGCACATCCAGGAATTGATGAATTTTGTGTGGGAAGAGATCAAAACGTTAAGTTAA
- a CDS encoding NAD-dependent epimerase/dehydratase family protein gives MKIALVTGSAGLIGSEAVAFFADKFDLVVGIDNNMRQYFFGADGSTEWNRNRLADTYSNYQHRTADIREVPQLEVIFQEFGTDIKLVLHTAAQPSHDWAAREPFTDFGVNAVGTLNMLEMTRLHCPEAVFIFTSTNKVYGDNPNFLPLIETETRWEIDQNHPYFENGIDEYMSLDHTKHSIFGASKVAADVMVQEYGRYFGMNTGVFRGGCLTGPNHSGAQLHGFLSYLMKCAITGNQYTIFGYKGKQVRDNIHSWDLVNMFWHFYQNPRPGEVYNAGGGRYANCSMLEAIALCEEISGNKMNYQYSETNRSGDHIWYISDLSKFKQHYPDWNWTYDLKETMIQIHDSMAARLMSHK, from the coding sequence ATGAAAATTGCACTAGTTACAGGTTCGGCAGGGTTGATCGGTAGTGAAGCCGTTGCCTTCTTTGCCGATAAATTTGATCTGGTCGTTGGGATCGATAACAACATGCGCCAGTACTTCTTTGGTGCTGATGGCTCCACCGAATGGAATCGAAACCGGCTGGCCGACACCTATTCAAACTACCAGCATCGCACAGCCGATATTCGTGAAGTTCCCCAACTCGAAGTAATCTTCCAAGAATTCGGGACCGATATTAAATTAGTTCTCCATACAGCCGCCCAACCCAGCCACGACTGGGCCGCTCGGGAGCCATTTACCGATTTTGGCGTCAATGCCGTTGGTACGCTCAATATGCTGGAGATGACCCGGCTTCACTGCCCCGAAGCTGTCTTCATTTTTACCTCGACTAATAAGGTATATGGAGACAACCCCAACTTCCTACCGTTGATCGAGACCGAAACCCGCTGGGAAATCGATCAGAATCATCCCTACTTCGAAAATGGGATTGACGAATACATGAGTCTAGACCACACTAAACACTCTATTTTCGGAGCCTCGAAAGTAGCTGCTGATGTGATGGTACAAGAGTATGGTCGCTATTTCGGCATGAACACGGGCGTATTTCGGGGAGGTTGCCTGACGGGGCCTAACCATTCGGGCGCTCAGTTGCACGGTTTCCTGTCGTACCTGATGAAATGTGCCATTACGGGCAATCAGTACACCATCTTCGGTTACAAAGGCAAACAGGTTCGGGACAACATTCATAGCTGGGATTTGGTGAACATGTTCTGGCATTTCTATCAGAACCCACGTCCGGGTGAGGTATATAATGCCGGTGGTGGTCGTTATGCCAACTGCTCGATGCTGGAAGCCATTGCTTTATGCGAAGAGATTTCGGGCAACAAGATGAACTACCAGTATTCGGAAACGAACCGGAGTGGTGACCACATCTGGTATATTTCGGACCTGAGTAAGTTCAAGCAACACTATCCCGACTGGAACTGGACATACGATCTGAAAGAGACGATGATTCAGATTCACGACAGCATGGCGGCCCGATTAATGAGCCATAAATAA
- a CDS encoding glycoside hydrolase family protein has translation MWTKKGLIYKPDGSKPFSRTHAQVPFGYPMDGKIRVYFSTRDENINSAVSFVELNPDNLSEVTYVHDKACLTKGAVGMFDETGTMPSWFLPVGDEIWLYYTGWNKSETASYRLGIGLAISRDGGLTFERKFTGPLLDRYIFDQVWVAQPCVMREEQADGSIRWRMWYLSCTKIEVINGHPEPFYDVKYAESTDGIHWERTGKVCVGYDEFTDAIGRPTVYKDGNLYKMYFSYRNSLNYRTDVQQSYRIGYAESEDGIDWVRKDELAGIERSSEGWDSLMMDYCHIFPHQDQWVMFYNGNGFGASGFGYATQSKTD, from the coding sequence ATGTGGACGAAAAAAGGACTGATTTATAAACCCGATGGTTCTAAACCATTCAGCCGTACACACGCACAGGTTCCGTTTGGCTACCCGATGGATGGTAAAATCCGGGTGTATTTCTCCACGCGCGATGAAAACATAAACTCAGCCGTTTCGTTTGTTGAGTTAAACCCTGATAATCTTTCTGAAGTTACCTATGTGCATGACAAGGCATGCCTGACCAAAGGGGCTGTCGGTATGTTTGATGAAACGGGTACGATGCCTTCGTGGTTTTTGCCCGTTGGTGACGAAATCTGGTTGTACTATACCGGCTGGAACAAAAGCGAAACGGCCAGTTATCGGCTTGGAATAGGCCTGGCCATTAGTCGGGATGGTGGCCTGACGTTTGAACGGAAATTTACCGGACCTTTGCTCGATCGGTATATTTTCGATCAGGTTTGGGTGGCACAGCCTTGTGTGATGCGTGAAGAACAGGCCGATGGATCGATTCGTTGGCGTATGTGGTATCTGTCGTGTACTAAAATTGAGGTCATCAATGGACACCCGGAGCCGTTCTACGATGTGAAATATGCTGAGTCGACCGACGGCATTCATTGGGAACGAACAGGAAAGGTGTGTGTGGGCTACGATGAATTTACCGATGCCATAGGCCGACCAACGGTTTACAAGGATGGGAATTTGTACAAAATGTATTTTTCATACCGCAATTCGCTTAACTACCGCACCGATGTTCAGCAGAGTTACCGAATCGGTTATGCGGAATCTGAAGACGGAATCGACTGGGTTCGGAAAGACGAGCTGGCTGGTATTGAGCGTTCATCAGAAGGCTGGGATTCACTCATGATGGACTACTGCCATATTTTTCCCCATCAGGATCAATGGGTTATGTTTTATAATGGCAATGGATTTGGGGCTTCCGGGTTTGGGTATGCCACACAATCAAAAACTGATTAA